Proteins co-encoded in one Campylobacter iguaniorum genomic window:
- a CDS encoding WGR domain-containing protein has product MQQQCISMTRHTDRGTVRYYKLELFSTLFGEFVVEREYGNAQFKAPTGVKKDFFDSYDDATVMFDTLLKQKQKRGYKNARFR; this is encoded by the coding sequence TGTATATCAATGACACGACATACCGATAGAGGTACTGTAAGATATTATAAACTGGAGCTGTTTTCCACTCTCTTTGGTGAGTTTGTGGTAGAGCGTGAATATGGTAACGCTCAATTTAAAGCTCCAACGGGTGTAAAAAAAGATTTCTTTGATAGTTATGATGATGCAACTGTGATGTTTGATACACTATTAAAGCAAAAACAAAAAAGAGGGTATAAAAATGCAAGGTTTAGATAA